aAGTagagatttattattattttcacaaTTTTGATAACAGTTTCATTGTTGAAAAATAATACACATTATATAGAAAATCGAGGTTCATTAAGTCTAAGGTAGaggtttattattattttttattaattatttttaataaataaatattagggcttttttttagggtttttacGGTCCTTCATTGTGAGaactttgaatttttctttcataagaGAGGTGTTGAATTTTTCATCTATAAGAATggtgaagagaaaaaaagatcaaatatgatatttaaacaattaggtttatcaaaatacatttaaatttttatttgatatttatttttatcatatactTGTTAATCCTTATGAATGAAACAGTATGACAAAAGTTTGGAATTCTCTTTGCTTCGTTTAGCATTTGGAGTCATCTCTCTACTCATCACATATATGTAACCattgttttctatttctttagaTGTGCCAcaatgataattttaaatattttaaaatgatgtaaatttttttaaaatgaattatctaaattaaatattcctttcaattattattagaacATTTTAAGATGAGTTATCTAAACCAAATatccttttaattattattagaacACAAAAAATTAGATAACATGATAGTGTTTAATGAAGCTTGTACTCATAATTTTACAACCTTATCAAGACTCGTGAATTATAGAACATAATTAAACTAATCTTTAATATAGAAAATCTACTCATAAAATATTGAAGTTAAAAGGGGGAGACTACTTTAACtttaaatcaaaagaaaaatctttaaattatattgaagTTAAAGAAAGCTACTTTAAGCTAAAATATTTGCAAGTTGGGATTTTCTCTTCTGATAACTTAACTTAACAAAGAAACCACCTATATCCCTTACTTcatatatagataaaaattaagaaaagggTGTCAAACAAAACCAAAATCAAGCACACTAGTACTAGAATCCCAGAACAATCATATGAGAAATGTCCCATGGCATAATTGGATTCCATAGTGATGAATACACCTCACCAACTAACTTCTTTTTAACTCACTTTTGAACTTCAGAAGAAGATAACCCCATCACTTCTAATCATGACTACCACAATGCCAAAAGTGAAAGAAACAGAAATGACCATGAGATAGGCAAATATTCAATTGGACACAAGCATCAGgccttaaaaataaaacataataattgttataattGCTTCCATTATGACTATCATCATTACCATCTTGATCTACTTTCAGAGTGACCACTTTGTATATAAGTAATAACAATGAAAATTAACTACACATCGATTCAAATCACATCACTTCTGTAACATGCTCAAGGGAGGTGCTGCCATGTTTTCAAATTCCGCATTGTTAGTGGGGTGGTGCCGCCATCCACGTAGGCGGCTCCGGAGGCGGAGGGGAAGCACCATACGGCTAGGGAATAAGCGACGAGGATTCTGTTTAGGGTCAAGGCCAGTGGTTCAATGGGGAGTCGTGGTGGCTCCTCTTCGGATGCTAAAGAAGATTATCATGGATTTGGCACCTAATGGTCAATTTGTAGAGGCTTATTACCGCTCTTTACCATTTTTACGTCCTCAGATATTTCCTCTTTGTTGATTGCTAACGTTATCACTATCTTTTGGTTTTTTTCATTTCAGAAAATTCTTAACTATTATGGTATTATTATACTTAGCTGTTGGATGAGTTACACGTcactaatattaattttatattttataatttttataattattttatatatgtaattcaTCCAATAGTAAGGTGTATTATATCTATGATAGCTAAGAAATACTTTTtgattgttttttaaattgtaaaaatatataagggTAATATCAACCCTTATAAATTGGAAAAGCAAACTGCTGCTTCCTACTTGTAGCATAAATCagtaaaattcaaaaaactGCAATTCATTATCATAGGTGTACAAGTGTGTCAATTTTGGACCATAAGGAATTAAAATCCTTTGTCACCCccctttaattttaaaattagaatggCCCATGCTATTTCGACACTAAAGTTTAAGAGTTAACTATATATTGtatatgattaaaatttatttaaaaactcGGACATGagatatgaatataaattgaaagaaatattttagtattgtATACTTATTGatatgaaattcatttgaaaattctatttattttgtagaatttagtttaactaTAATCAATTCtacaaatttgattatataaattaatttttatttcaatcaaGACACAAAAACTTtagatttatagaatttaaccGAATACAATATTAATGTTGGGAAcaattatattcaaataattacaAATCTTATACACTTAGGTTCAACTTGAGTAGCAACATGTGAAGTTAGATGAATTTCATTTATATTCTCATTTCCAATTATGAACGGATGATTTATTCTAAGAATGGAAGATTTTTTGGATTCAAATCTTCTTTTCACTTAGACATATTATCATCtttataatgaatattaaaaaaaaatctattttataattacagTCCAAAAAAAtaagtgattttatttttcaatgtaTATTAGACTTCATTTTAATTGAGACATCCATAGATTGTAATTCATAGATTGTAAAAGCAAACtcaacaaattttaaaactcaattgaataattttttttgtggAGTTGAAGATAACTTTACAATAAAAgagaatttatatattaattcatcattagaaattttagaatatcTATCTCTTTAAGTGcgaaatttaaaagtaaaaatttcaaaaaatgataaatttcctaaaatcaatttaagtttataaattttgtagCCTTCTTGTGACTTAGAATTAAGTCATATAACTAACCACATTCTTTTACACAATAAAAGACGCTgcaaatatttctatttatagtaaaattaaaaaataaacaatgaGTAAAAGATAGAGTAACATTTATACAAACTAATCGCTTATCCGTGAGTTGCataactgttattattattaaaatattttaaaaaataatagcaaactaactatttttaaatgttattcTTAAcctattaagattttaaaattttaatagtgtaataatataaaaattatcttaaagatattaaataattgattttaatattatatatattaatagtatCAAAATAagtgattttatattttttaaagtaaatatttattgtataattaaaaaataaatttataattgaatataatattaaatatataagtgaagatgttatttttagaattaaaattttatctaattagaaaactaatttattagttaatataatattaaaatataattaatatactatttttaaaaatagaattagtatcattatctgattagaaaactatttattagttaatgcaatattaaaatataattaatatataattttttagaattagagttagtatttaattaaaaatataagttattaattaataaattaataaaaaaattataagattatatataagtttgaatatcatgtgtcaaaaataagtatatatatcaaaagaaaatcttacgtgtcaaaaattaagcacgcgtataaaagaaatcttatctcaaaaatcaatatatataaattctcaaaaaattcttaaataaactcaattcataatattatccataaataaattgaattaaatattaatataaaatattatatttatattaattaatttattcttattatcaatcacatattattaaaaattaaccaatATAAATATGGCAACTGGTAAATAATACTAATGTCACTGCAGAGTTAGTTTTctccaaattttaaaattttggggAACTCTGTGACGGACCAAATTagagaataaatattattgatttatggATGCAGTTGGTATTGGCTTTTGGGCTTCTGCCTCAATTTGATAAAGTCTGGACTTGGCCTCAATAGGTTCAAGTGaaatctttgattttctttgtctaacttataaattaaacataattaaattttaataaaatgttggaacttaaattcttattttcttttacaataACAACTAATTGTGTAATTCAAAATTAAgtataagaaatttataatcCAATATCATTTTACAAATAGGcattgttttatatataagacATGAGgcttaaattcttttattaatgtgTAAAAGTACAAGTTAATAGTCcatgttattatatttattaaaattgtttATACATAATTCTTagttttattgtgtttttgcactaatttatataaatataataatttatatttaactaataaaataaaataattttttgttttaattattgatttgcAATAATTAGTAATaccgaaaagaaaaaaaaatctagtATGTTGGTTTTTATATCATCAATTACAtcatttattcaatttttgctgtttttcttaaattattaatataaattgtcAAATATCAAACCAACCACATCATTCTGCTTTCCTTGTAGCACTTGACTATCATCCACGGCCATGTCTACTCTTCTCGCCTTCTACTTAATATGTCGATAGTTACTGAAATGTTTCAGTTAGGCAGCTCGGCGGAAAAGAGTTATttacttaaattatatatatatatatatatatatatatatagtataaaattattattctaagttttttaaattttataaaattcttataattaatgCAAGAATAACATTTCTCACACGCACATAATTCattaatactataaaataaaaatagactAAATgcaatttacatatttttacaaaaaaaaaaattatactccaccaaaaaaaatgaaaaataaaaagactatattattatgtaataaaaaattaacttggAAACATTATGTTTTAATCACTTGAATTTGCCTTTTTACATTagaaataattcttttatagaaataaaaatgtaccgatttaatgatgaaaaataaaactaaaaaccCTAATAAACTGAGATTaagaaatcaataataaaCTAAGACTAagacataataataaaagaagaaaatcagTAATAAGAAACGTCTTCTCAAAACCTTATCAAGTACTTTCCACCTTCACCTCCCCACAAGCAAAccacaaaatttaattttttccatttttcttaaaaaatggCACTCATGCTCTCCTCTCAGGGCACCGCTCTGCTCCGGCTACCACTCCGCCTCTCGACTTCCAAATTTCCCAACTGTACTCCTCCTCTTTTCCTAATACAACAAAAACCCCCAagatctctctctctttctctttctattaAAACCCCTTCTTCTGGGGTTAGGGTTTCATCCTCGCAAATCCCCGTTCTACCCTCACACACCGAGTCACAACAATCACTACTCACTGATTCAACACGGACCGTCACAACAATCCTAGCCCTAGCTTTTTCTCTATCGCGCCTGTTCCTGAACCAAATTTCGTTTTTACCTAAATTAGCTCTCCAAAACACGACCAACCTGACCCACTCGGTGGGCCCTCTATTTTTCGCGGCGATTAGGGACCGTCCGAGCGGCTACTTGAACACTCCGTTGACGGTTGTAGCTGCCGGTTTGGCTAAGTGGCTTGATATTTATAGTGGGGTTTTAATGGTTAGGGTTTTGCTTAGCTGGTTTCCGAATATTCCTTGGGATCGGCAGCCTTTATCGGCTATAAGGGATCTTTGCGATCCGTATTTGAACTTGTTTCGGAATATAATTCCACCGATTTTTGATACTCTCGATGTTAGCCCGCTGCTTGCTTTCGCGGTTTTGGGTATGCTTGGGTCCATTCTCTCTAGCAGTGGCGCTGGTTATTGAGGATGCAAATTTGGTCTCACTGAGtaagtaataattttgaagtttatgttattcattttttagtaGTTGTAATACGCTTAATAGATTAGTTTCGTTTAGATTTGGGAACCTAAACTTGTTATGTTTATATACTCTTTgacaatgaaaagaaaaatgctttttttacaatttaagtTTTGTTTCTGAGGTGAAAACTTGGAATGTGCTTCGTTCCTGAGAATGATAAAAGGAAGCATAATTCAGTTCGTTGTAATATCTATGTTTGCACGAGGATGTTTGCAGATAATAATTAGTGCAAGTTTTGGATTCCATGTTAATCATGAACTGAATATCATGTGATTGCGTCTGCTCTGGGTTGAACAATGACATGTTCTCATTGACAAGGCATTATCTCCAGTAATTTAAAAGTAGCCTACTGAGTAGGGATTTCGATAATTTGATTTGAATCCCTGTGTATTCAAAATGCAAGTTCAGCTGGTTCTGTTTTGATGCATTTGCTCATAATTTCACATGTCATTCACAAAGAAATTGCTTATATCATGATCTTCTAATTCTTATATTGCATATTGTGGGTAAAGTACAAAATTTTCAGCCAAgctattttatctatttatgcTAAAGAGGAAGGGGATAGGATAAACAGGACATTGTCTTTATATATGATATATCTTATGTAAACTTTGCTATACACTCCATGAGATTAGCAAAGTAAGCTTTACGCCCACGCTCAGGGGTTGGTTCTTGCTGTTGATGTTGCAGTATTTTTACCCAAGAAAGCATCACGCCCTAGTATGCTATGTTAATTCGGTATACCAAATTTGTTACATCACTTGGGTAAAAAGGGACAAGGTTTGCCTTGGATATTTCTCCATTGTTTTACTTTCTGAGGTTGAGTGGTCATTTGCTCATCTGTATATAGCAACTCTGGTCTCTAAACTTTAAAGTAATGCTTCGGCTGTTTAACTGGAGCGACTGTTTGTTTAATGAAAGTTTCTTTATCAAACTTGGTGACGGAGAAGCAAGTTTTGATGCTAATATCTTTTAGGATGTGATTTTTTCGTGCACCTGACAAAGGAGTTAATTTAGAGAGGTTAACAGATTATCTTAGGAAATTGTTGTTAACTTGTTATAGATCCATGTCCCTATAGGAGCAGCTTGACAGCTGAAAACATCAGGTAGATTGACATCACATTCATGAGATTGGACAAAGAGTTCGTTGGAAATGGTTGGTTGATTGTGTTGGACATGGTTCTCAATGGACTTGCCAAGAGTATTAG
The sequence above is drawn from the Ricinus communis isolate WT05 ecotype wild-type chromosome 7, ASM1957865v1, whole genome shotgun sequence genome and encodes:
- the LOC125370721 gene encoding uncharacterized protein LOC125370721 translates to MLKGGAAMFSNSALLVGWCRHPRRRLRRRRGSTIRLGNKRRGFCLGSRPVVQWGVVVAPLRMLKKIIMDLAPNGQFVEAYYRSLPFLRPQIFPLC
- the LOC8259733 gene encoding ylmG homolog protein 1-2, chloroplastic, with product MALMLSSQGTALLRLPLRLSTSKFPNCTPPLFLIQQKPPRSLSLSLSIKTPSSGVRVSSSQIPVLPSHTESQQSLLTDSTRTVTTILALAFSLSRLFLNQISFLPKLALQNTTNLTHSVGPLFFAAIRDRPSGYLNTPLTVVAAGLAKWLDIYSGVLMVRVLLSWFPNIPWDRQPLSAIRDLCDPYLNLFRNIIPPIFDTLDVSPLLAFAVLGMLGSILSSSGAGY